The following coding sequences are from one Methyloceanibacter stevinii window:
- a CDS encoding recombinase family protein — protein sequence MARSREATPRPSRLRCAIYTRKSSDEGLEQAFNSLDAQREACAAFILSQKHEGWSVLPNLYDDGGYSGGTLDRPALQRLLADIAEGTVDVVVVYKIDRLTRSLFDFAKIVEVFEARSVSFVSITQQFNTTTSMGRLTLNVLLSFAQFEREVAGERIRDKIAASKKKGMWMGGLPPLGYDVRDRKLVVNEEEAKTVLNVFRRYVELRSVRALKIELDAAGIRSKCRTFADGANYGGHKLSRGVLYLMLQNRIYRGDITHKGSAYPGEHKAIVDQALWDEVQAVLAENRVDRSTGADAKYPSLLAGLAFDDSGERLTPTHAVKKGTRYRYYVSKSLITGAAKDHSQGRRIPAGNLENLVIGRLRDFLGDEGAVLSAIRDEEQNGAQQKRLITRGRQISDELPTLAPDLVRSILMALVNRVDIKAEHVEIRVYRQRLHSLLRAQTLEQPSFAPAATGTDDILKLKVKARLQRVGREIKLIVQNAEDRAIADPGLLRIIARAHDFQERLLQDPDLTVPAIAGQERLTIGYLSRLLRLPSLAPDIVTAIINGKHPPELSAKRLMRLALKLPTDWNEQRKLLGFQRQ from the coding sequence ATGGCTAGGTCGCGAGAGGCGACGCCTCGCCCCTCAAGACTGCGTTGCGCCATCTACACCCGCAAGTCCTCGGACGAAGGTCTGGAGCAGGCGTTCAATTCACTCGATGCGCAGCGCGAAGCCTGCGCGGCCTTCATCCTGTCCCAGAAGCACGAGGGATGGTCGGTCTTGCCAAATCTATATGACGACGGCGGTTACTCAGGCGGGACATTGGACCGCCCTGCCCTACAGCGGCTTCTCGCCGACATCGCCGAAGGCACGGTGGATGTGGTCGTCGTCTACAAGATCGATCGGCTGACGCGCTCCCTGTTCGACTTCGCCAAGATCGTGGAAGTCTTCGAAGCGCGTAGCGTCTCCTTCGTCTCCATTACGCAGCAGTTCAACACTACCACGAGCATGGGCCGCCTAACCCTCAATGTCCTCTTATCCTTCGCTCAGTTCGAGCGGGAGGTCGCGGGAGAGCGCATCCGTGACAAGATCGCCGCCTCGAAGAAAAAGGGTATGTGGATGGGCGGCCTGCCACCGCTCGGCTATGACGTCCGGGATCGGAAGCTCGTCGTCAATGAGGAAGAAGCAAAGACTGTGCTCAACGTATTCCGGCGTTATGTCGAGCTTCGATCAGTGCGCGCCCTTAAAATTGAACTCGATGCTGCGGGAATTCGCAGCAAGTGTCGTACCTTTGCCGACGGGGCTAACTATGGTGGTCACAAGCTTTCTCGCGGTGTCCTTTATCTCATGTTGCAGAACCGCATCTATCGCGGCGACATCACGCACAAGGGAAGTGCCTACCCCGGAGAGCATAAAGCCATCGTGGACCAGGCCCTGTGGGACGAGGTCCAAGCTGTCCTCGCCGAGAACCGGGTGGATCGGAGCACAGGCGCAGATGCGAAGTATCCCAGCCTCTTAGCGGGACTGGCCTTCGACGACAGCGGCGAACGATTGACTCCTACGCATGCCGTGAAGAAGGGCACGCGTTATCGGTACTATGTATCGAAATCACTCATCACTGGAGCAGCCAAGGACCATTCACAGGGGCGGCGGATTCCCGCCGGCAACTTAGAGAACCTAGTGATCGGCAGGCTCCGCGACTTCCTCGGCGATGAGGGAGCGGTCCTGAGTGCTATCAGAGATGAGGAGCAGAACGGAGCCCAGCAAAAGAGGCTTATCACACGTGGCCGGCAGATTTCCGACGAACTCCCCACGCTTGCCCCAGACTTAGTGCGATCCATTCTCATGGCGCTGGTCAACCGGGTCGACATAAAAGCCGAGCACGTGGAAATCAGAGTGTATCGACAGCGGCTTCACAGCCTACTCCGGGCGCAGACGTTAGAGCAGCCTTCGTTCGCGCCGGCTGCTACGGGCACCGACGACATCCTGAAACTCAAGGTCAAGGCGCGACTCCAGCGCGTTGGCCGAGAGATCAAGCTCATCGTGCAAAACGCCGAGGATCGCGCGATCGCCGATCCAGGATTGCTGCGGATCATCGCTCGTGCGCATGACTTTCAAGAGCGTTTGCTACAGGATCCCGACCTAACGGTGCCGGCCATAGCCGGCCAAGAGCGACTTACCATCGGGTACCTGTCACGCCTGCTGAGGCTTCCGTCGCTGGCACCCGATATCGTTACTGCCATCATCAACGGAAAACA
- a CDS encoding DUF2924 domain-containing protein, whose protein sequence is MSGTTTARPRQVQGRTIDLASASLDELRGEWRRLCRTVSPRISRDLLIRGIAYRRQELEHGGLGKTTRRKLRTLARMFRTTGRVAPDPGLTLKPGARLVREWHGRTHTVTVTEDGFEYAGASYPSLTKVAKKITGAHWSGPRFFGLVRAGTSSKTGANNG, encoded by the coding sequence ATGTCAGGAACTACAACCGCTCGACCGCGCCAAGTGCAGGGGCGTACTATTGACCTTGCAAGCGCTAGCCTCGACGAACTCCGCGGTGAGTGGCGACGGCTTTGCCGCACCGTATCGCCAAGGATCAGCCGAGATCTTCTAATCCGCGGAATCGCGTATCGGCGCCAGGAGCTTGAGCACGGCGGGCTCGGCAAGACGACGCGCCGCAAGCTCAGGACACTGGCAAGGATGTTCCGGACCACAGGCCGGGTGGCTCCAGATCCTGGCCTCACCCTGAAGCCGGGAGCCCGGCTGGTGCGCGAATGGCATGGCCGCACGCACACCGTCACGGTGACTGAGGACGGCTTCGAATATGCCGGGGCGAGCTATCCCTCACTCACAAAGGTCGCAAAGAAGATCACAGGTGCCCATTGGTCCGGACCTCGCTTTTTCGGTCTCGTGCGAGCCGGCACAAGTTCTAAGACGGGAGCAAACAATGGCTAG
- a CDS encoding DUF3489 domain-containing protein, translating into MQAASTSPPSSSSPGLRAGLWAVEAPASGRRAMMEGTHAQTQTQTQKLNDTQLVILSAAAQRSDHALLPFPQNLSVRGAALDKIITSLLKRSLIEERPVADGAREWRRDEDSRAYSLFLTTAGLAALGIDDTEKDQPATAAAPGKGRAETACPRRNVKKASSATPKKRSASPQSKQALVIKMLRRKPGATIDDIVAETDWQPHSVRGFFSGIVKKKLKLPLVSEVGKNGVRRYRIAAATSHKA; encoded by the coding sequence ATGCAGGCAGCGAGCACCTCGCCTCCGTCATCGTCCTCCCCCGGCCTGCGGGCCGGGCTGTGGGCAGTGGAAGCACCGGCATCGGGCCGGCGCGCCATGATGGAGGGAACCCATGCCCAAACCCAAACCCAGACTCAAAAGCTCAACGACACGCAGCTCGTGATCTTGAGCGCCGCGGCCCAACGGAGCGATCATGCGCTGTTGCCCTTTCCGCAAAACCTAAGCGTGAGAGGCGCCGCCCTCGACAAAATCATTACGTCCCTACTCAAACGGAGTCTGATCGAAGAGCGCCCTGTTGCCGATGGCGCACGGGAATGGCGACGCGATGAGGACAGTCGCGCCTACAGCCTCTTCCTCACGACAGCTGGGCTTGCGGCACTCGGAATTGATGACACCGAAAAGGACCAACCCGCGACGGCGGCCGCCCCTGGCAAAGGCAGAGCGGAGACCGCATGCCCGCGTCGCAACGTGAAGAAGGCGTCATCAGCAACACCCAAGAAGCGCTCTGCGTCTCCACAAAGCAAGCAGGCTCTCGTGATCAAGATGCTACGCCGGAAGCCGGGCGCCACCATCGACGACATTGTCGCCGAGACTGATTGGCAGCCGCACTCCGTACGCGGTTTCTTCTCAGGCATCGTCAAGAAGAAGCTCAAGCTGCCGCTCGTCTCCGAGGTCGGCAAGAACGGCGTGCGACGCTATCGCATCGCAGCGGCGACATCCCATAAGGCTTAG
- a CDS encoding site-specific DNA-methyltransferase, which translates to MPTIQSVPLSTFKLNPRNARTHSKKQIRQIANSITAFGFVVPLLIDEDGLIIAGHGRLEAAKMLGLQEAPAVVLDGLSEAKKRALLLADNKIADNAGWDRERLAAEIPELTDLLIEENLDISITAFEAIEIDQIVADFEKDSRDPADRLEPAWEAGPIVSKPGDLWQLGAHRLLCGDARDSGSIDRLMGKERAAMAFLDPPYNVRVKDIVGRGRTKHDEFAMASGEMSRPEFIEFLQETLSVASTASRDGAVHFVCMDWRHVEELVCAGRGVYGAMLNLVVWAKSNAGQGSFYRSQHELIGVFRVGAEPHRNNIQLGRHGRSRSNVWHYAGVNSFRSGRLDDLAAHPTVKPIAMVVDALKDCTRRGDAVLDTFCGAGTTIMAAERVGRRAFAIELAPKYVDVAVRRWQAFTRRDATLRGSGQTFEEVASVRQRLHEAASEGANDGEA; encoded by the coding sequence ATGCCAACAATCCAATCTGTGCCCCTGAGCACGTTCAAGCTTAATCCGCGCAATGCGCGAACCCACTCGAAGAAGCAAATCCGACAGATTGCGAACAGCATCACGGCATTCGGCTTCGTCGTGCCGCTCCTTATTGACGAAGACGGGCTGATCATCGCCGGCCATGGCCGCCTGGAGGCGGCCAAAATGCTCGGTCTTCAGGAGGCGCCGGCAGTCGTTCTGGACGGTTTGAGTGAGGCGAAGAAACGCGCGCTTCTTCTTGCCGACAACAAGATTGCAGACAACGCGGGATGGGACCGCGAACGACTGGCTGCCGAGATCCCTGAGCTAACCGATCTCCTGATCGAGGAGAACCTGGATATCTCTATTACCGCCTTTGAGGCGATCGAGATCGACCAAATCGTCGCTGACTTTGAGAAGGACAGCAGGGATCCAGCAGACAGGTTGGAGCCCGCCTGGGAGGCCGGACCCATCGTCAGCAAACCAGGAGACCTGTGGCAGCTGGGCGCTCATCGCCTTCTGTGTGGAGACGCACGGGACAGCGGCTCTATCGACCGTCTCATGGGTAAGGAGCGCGCTGCAATGGCGTTTCTCGATCCGCCCTACAACGTCAGGGTCAAAGACATCGTCGGGCGAGGGCGGACAAAGCATGACGAGTTTGCAATGGCCTCCGGAGAAATGTCACGTCCCGAGTTTATCGAGTTTCTCCAAGAAACCCTCAGCGTTGCTTCCACTGCTTCGCGGGACGGGGCCGTCCACTTCGTGTGCATGGATTGGCGACATGTAGAAGAATTGGTCTGCGCTGGCCGGGGCGTGTACGGCGCCATGCTGAACCTTGTTGTCTGGGCAAAGTCCAATGCAGGGCAGGGAAGCTTCTATCGCAGCCAGCACGAACTCATCGGCGTGTTCCGGGTCGGTGCTGAACCACACCGCAACAATATTCAACTCGGCCGGCATGGGCGTTCGCGCTCGAACGTCTGGCACTACGCCGGGGTGAACAGCTTTCGCTCCGGTCGTCTGGATGATCTCGCAGCACACCCGACAGTCAAGCCGATCGCAATGGTGGTCGATGCGCTGAAGGACTGTACGCGTCGTGGGGATGCGGTGCTGGATACCTTCTGTGGTGCTGGTACGACGATCATGGCTGCGGAACGCGTGGGGCGGCGCGCCTTTGCCATCGAACTCGCACCCAAATATGTCGATGTCGCCGTTCGTCGATGGCAGGCATTCACACGGCGCGATGCGACTCTCCGCGGCTCGGGCCAGACCTTCGAGGAAGTCGCCAGCGTGCGTCAGAGGCTGCACGAAGCGGCCAGCGAGGGGGCGAATGATGGGGAAGCGTAA